From a single Bufo bufo chromosome 9, aBufBuf1.1, whole genome shotgun sequence genomic region:
- the MUSTN1 gene encoding musculoskeletal embryonic nuclear protein 1: MSQPQDAPIKKKRPKVKEEDLKGAKDKLGKQTPIKSKTYQVMKECEQSGCTAPSVFSQVRTGTETAFDKEKPAPAKSVFG; the protein is encoded by the exons ATGTCCCAACCACAG GATGCCCCAATTAAAAAGAAGAGGCCAAAGGTGAAGGAGGAAGATCTCAAAGGAGCCAAAGATAAGCTTGGGAAACAAACTCCAATCAAATCCAAGACATACCAAGTTATGAAGGAGTGTG AACAATCTGGATGCACCGCTCCATCCGTCTTCAGTCAAGTCAGAACAGGAACAGAGACGGCCTTTGATAAGGAAAAGCCAGCACCAGCAAAAAGTGTGTTTGGATGA